The segment CAACACTCCTCACTGCCGCCGATGTTTCCTTCACCATCAGCAAACAAACCGTCATTGTGGAGGGTAATCAACCCTTCCTGGCTCAACTGTTTCAGCACTTCATAAAAGCTGTCCCGTTGATGTTCCGGCAGATCCTTTACAAATTGGTTGATCTGCTCAGCCGGTACATTGGGAGAAAAGTGAACCCCTCCATGACGGGCAAAGTGCCCCTCTTGATTGAAGTCCTCCATAAAACCCCTCCTTCTGCCCTTAGATTGTGCCGAAGTTCCACGGATTATGGATGGATCGAAAAAAAGACACCAAAACAGCGGACCTGTTGGCCCGCTGTTTTGGTGTCCTAGAAATCGGTTCCTTAAAACCTGAATTTAAGTTTACTCCAGTCCATCAAGGGGAGCAAGGCAGGCCTTGCTTTGTTCACACAGGTTTCATTTTTCCTCTTCCAGCAACTGTTTCAACTCATCCGGTGAGTTGTTCCACATCGCTTCATCGTTTTCCATCAATAATTCCTTCAATGCTTTTTTCTCCCGTTGTCCCAGATCACCCAAACGATTTTTTCTCTTTAAGGCATCATCCATCCGGTTTACATGCTCCGCCATGTTCTTCCAGCCACGCTTTGCTTCCCGATCCACCAACAGGTAACAGGCAGCCGCAGCCGCATAATAAGGACCTTCCTCATTCCGGTCCACTGACACCCAAACCGCCCAGTAATCTTTTCCATCAGGTACTTCATCCTTATTGGGAACGAATTTAATCCGCCGTTCCACTGCACTCTTGCCATGAAGGAGTCCCAAATCAATTTTTGCCTCATCTCCGTCAATCAAAACAGAAGACAGATTACTCAGGTTAAGGGTTCCTGTATAGTAACCGCCATGAGTGGTGGAGTCACCCCGAAGTATATTGAAACCGGAACTTTTTTTCTTCTTCAAATCTCATCAGCCCCCTTCTTCCTCATTGTATCTTACAAAAACATGGCCATGCAAAAGACCCCTTGCCTGAAACCCCTCAGCTCGAAACAGAAGAATTGTACAAGGAATGTCTCTTTTTCGTACTCTGAAAGATTGCTATCGTTTTTCTCCTGAAGAGAGAGTAACGAGATCCTTCGGTTCCGATGTTTGCTCACTGGGCATCCATGTATAGGCTCCTGCCGGCTCCCGATGTTCTGCCGGGTGGCTCCAGTCATGGGATTGTCGAACAGGCAGATGAATATTGAAGGTGGTTCCCCTGCCGGGTTGACTGGTTACGTGAATCTGACCGCCATGTTCCGATATGATCTGATGGCAGATGGAAAGACCCATTCCGGTTCCCTCACCCTTCGTTGTAAAAAAGGGATCAAAAATACGGGACATATGTTCCGGTTGAATCCCTGATCCGGAATCCTGAATCCGAATACTGATCCGGTCCCTCATCTCTTTCCACCGCACCTTGACAGCCCCTTTGTCATGCAAGGACTCCAATCCGTTTTGCAACAAATTGATAAACACTTGCTTCAACTGTTCGGCATCTGCTTCAATCATAACAGGTGAAGAGGGGAAGTGTGGAATCAGATCATGTCCCATCATAATCGCCTTAGGATGCAGCAATTGCAACACATCATCGATCAACCGATCCAGGTTGAACAGTGTATAACGTATCGGCCGGGATTCACTGAGATGGAGAAACTGCTTCAGCAGATCATTGATCCGGTCAATTTCCGGCAGTATAATGGATTCCCATCTTTTCACCTCTGGTGACTCAGCGGCGGAAATCTGAATAAACCCCCGGATGGATGTCAGTGGATTACGAATCTCATGGGCCAGTCCTGCCGCCAGTTGGCCAACGGCGGACAGCTTTTCCAGATGGCGACGCTTTTCCTCTTCCTGGTGGCGGATGCGCCTTTGTTCAATGGAGAGACGGTGTTCCGCCAATCGGATCAATTCCGAAGCATTTTCGGCGTCGTCAGGATAAGAAGCGGTCCCGACACAGTAATTAACCAGTGTTCTTTCTGAACGAAGTCCTCCCAGTACACTTTCCACCATTTCCAAGCACAGCCGCATCGCTGAATCATCCCCGGTCAAGCCTACAGCAAACTGATCACCGTCATAACGGGCCACCTGGGCATAAGGGGGAAGCTTCTGCTTCAGTCGCCGGGCAATCTGCACCAACAGCTGATCCCCTGCATCGATCCCCTCCCGCATGTTCACTTGCTGAAAATCAACGAGATCGACACATACAATATGATAATAATGACCACCCATCCTGCAACGGGATAAACTTTTTGTCACCTGTTCCTGAAAGCCCCCGAAATTGTACAACCCGGTCAGGTAATCCCGCCGGGAAGTTTCCTCCAATTCAT is part of the Kroppenstedtia pulmonis genome and harbors:
- a CDS encoding ATP-binding protein; translation: MTEWQTGFIDNVSIIFTEPTAHWVGAGVALAVVLGLLIGGNRWADKMPLSLYPMLVLTALAVLDFLFQDPFMIGAYLVVLGFLSCMQSTKKTLIFTVLFFVSWSFLGYRSSWENQPFMLLNDGILFALVGWMGIRYRKLSDRTKEIQQENRRLAEKVDEAQNRMHEYIHELEETSRRDYLTGLYNFGGFQEQVTKSLSRCRMGGHYYHIVCVDLVDFQQVNMREGIDAGDQLLVQIARRLKQKLPPYAQVARYDGDQFAVGLTGDDSAMRLCLEMVESVLGGLRSERTLVNYCVGTASYPDDAENASELIRLAEHRLSIEQRRIRHQEEEKRRHLEKLSAVGQLAAGLAHEIRNPLTSIRGFIQISAAESPEVKRWESIILPEIDRINDLLKQFLHLSESRPIRYTLFNLDRLIDDVLQLLHPKAIMMGHDLIPHFPSSPVMIEADAEQLKQVFINLLQNGLESLHDKGAVKVRWKEMRDRISIRIQDSGSGIQPEHMSRIFDPFFTTKGEGTGMGLSICHQIISEHGGQIHVTSQPGRGTTFNIHLPVRQSHDWSHPAEHREPAGAYTWMPSEQTSEPKDLVTLSSGEKR
- a CDS encoding YwhD family protein, with the protein product MKKKKSSGFNILRGDSTTHGGYYTGTLNLSNLSSVLIDGDEAKIDLGLLHGKSAVERRIKFVPNKDEVPDGKDYWAVWVSVDRNEEGPYYAAAAACYLLVDREAKRGWKNMAEHVNRMDDALKRKNRLGDLGQREKKALKELLMENDEAMWNNSPDELKQLLEEEK